The Urocitellus parryii isolate mUroPar1 chromosome 6, mUroPar1.hap1, whole genome shotgun sequence genome includes a window with the following:
- the Abcd4 gene encoding lysosomal cobalamin transporter ABCD4, with amino-acid sequence MQIRVNAEPAAFYRAGHVEHMRTDRRLQRLLQTQRELMSKELWLYIGVNTFDYLGSILSYVVIAIPIFGGVYGDLTPTELSTLVSKNAFVCMYLINCFTRLIDLSTTLSDVAGYTHRIGELQEALMEMALKLQDCEVQDETEWDLDKASGRPATEPADTAFLLERVSISAPSSDIPLVKDLNLKICEGQSLLITGNTGTGKTSLLRVLGGLWASTRGSVQMLTDFGPHGVLFLPQKPFFTDGTLREQVIYPLKEIYPDSGSTDDERIVRFLELAGLSSLVARTEGLDQQVDWNWYDVLSPGEMQRLSFARLFYLQPKYAVLDEATSALTEEVESDLYRIGQQLGMTFISVGHRSSLEKFHSWVLKLCGEGRWELTRAKEE; translated from the exons AGCTGGGCATGTGGAGCACATGAGGACAGACCGCAGGCTGCAGAGACTCCTTCAGACCCAGAGGGAGCTGATGTCCAAAGAGCTCTGGCTGTACA TTGGTGTCAACACCTTTGACTATCTGGGCAGCATCCTGAGTTATGTTGTCATCGCAATCCCCATTTTCGGTGGGGTCTATGGAGACCTGACCCCTACAGAGCTGAGCACTCTGGTCAGCAAG AATGCCTTTGTGTGCATGTACCTCATCAACTGCTTCACCCGACTCATCGACCTTTCCACTACGCTGTCAGACGTGGCTGGTTACACACACAG gattgggGAGCTTCAGGAGGCTCTGATGGAGATGGCCCTGAAGTTGCAGGACTGTGAGGTCCAGGATGAGACTGAGTGGGACTTGGACAA AGCCTCGGGACGGCCAGCCACGGAGCCAGCAGACACAGCTTTTCTGCTTGAGCGGGTCTCCATCTCTGCCCCCTCCTCTGACATACCCCTGGTCAAGGACCTGAACCTGAAGATCTGCGAAGGGCAGAGTCTGCTCATCACGGGCAATACGGGCACGGGCAAGACCTCCTTGCTGCGGGTTCTGGGCGGCCTCTGGGCAAGCACACGGG GCTCCGTGCAGATGCTGACCGACTTTGGGCCCCATGGGGTGCTGTTCCTGCCACAAAAGCCGTTCTTCACTGATGGGACCCTTCGGGAGCAG GTGATATATCCCCTGAAGGAAATCTACCCAGACTCAG GCTCCACTGACGATGAGAGGATTGTGAGGTTCTTGGAATTGGCAGGCCTG TCCAGCTTGGTGGCAAGAACAGAGGGTCTAGACCAGCAGGTGGATTGGAACTG GTATGATGTCCTGTCCCCAGGGGAGATGCAAAGGCTCTCCTTTGCCCGGCTCTTCTACCTGCAGCCAAAGTATGCAG TGCTTGATGAAGCCACTAGTGCCCTGACAGAGGAGGTGGAGAGTGACCTCTACCGAATTGGCCAGCAGCTGGGAATGACATTTATCAGCGTGGGACATCGGTCCAGCCTTGAGAAG TTTCACTCCTGGGTTCTGAAACTCTGTGGAGAAGGAAGATGGGAACTGACTAGAGCCAAAGAGGAGTGA